A single window of Populus nigra chromosome 17, ddPopNigr1.1, whole genome shotgun sequence DNA harbors:
- the LOC133676837 gene encoding BTB/POZ domain and ankyrin repeat-containing protein NOOT1-like, which produces MTLEDSLRTLSLDYLNLLINGQAFSDVTFSVEGRLVHAHRCILAARSLFFRKCFCGPDPPSGLDPSGSRINLVGSPGSRSNVISVNSVGYEVFLLLLQFLYSGQVSIVPQKHEPRPNCGVRGCWHTHCTSAVDLALDTLAAARYFGVEQLAMLTQKQLASMVDNASIDDVMKVLIASRKQDMHQLWTTCSHLVAKSGLPPEVLAKHLPIDVVAKIEELRLKSSIARRSLMPHHHHHLHDLTAAADLEDQKIRRMKRALDSSDVELVKLMVMGEGLNLNEALALHYAVENCSREVVKALLELGAADVNYPAGPAGKTPLHIAAEMVSPDMVSVLLDHHADPNVRTVDGITPLDILRTLTSDFLFKGAVPGLVHIEPNKLRLCLELVQSAASVLSREEGSVNATTSNPIYPPMSDEHNSSHSSQRDHHAMSRHDPTMYRHHSHDF; this is translated from the exons ATGACTCTTGAAGACTCTCTAAGAACTCTGTCTTTAGACTACCTTAATCTTCTAATCAATGGCCAAGCTTTCTCTGATGTAACTTTCAGCGTAGAGGGCCGGTTAGTTCATGCTCACAGGTGTATTTTAGCAGCGAGAAGTTTGTTTTTCAGGAAGTGTTTTTGTGGACCTGACCCACCATCTGGGTTAGACCCATCTGGATCAAGGATAAACCTGGTTGGATCACCAGGTTCAAGGTCTAATGTGATATCAGTTAACTCTGTGGGGTATGAAGTGTTCTTGTTGCTGTTACAGTTCTTGTATAGTGGACAAGTCTCTATTGTGCCACAAAAACATGAGCCAAGGCCTAATTGTGGCGTGAGAGGCTGTTGGCATACACATTGCACCTCAGCCGTTGATCTTGCTCTTGACACTCTTGCTGCCGCTAGATACTTTGGTGTTGAACAGCTTGCAATGCTCACTCAG AAGCAATTGGCTAGCATGGTAGACAACGCCTCAATTGACGATGTGATGAAGGTTCTTATAGCTTCAAGAAAGCAAGATATGCACCAACTTTGGACTACTTGCTCCCATCTTGTGGCCAAATCAGGCCTACCACCAGAAGTCCTAGCTAAACACCTTCCAATTGATGTTGTGGCCAAAATTGAAGAACTACGACTCAAATCATCCATTGCTCGTAGATCATTAATGCCTCACCATCACCACCATCTCCACGATCTTACTGCAGCTGCTGATCTTGAGGACCAAAAAATTCGAAGAATGAAAAGGGCATTAGACTCATCTGATGTTGAACTAGTTAAGCTTATGGTAATGGGAGAAGGCCTCAATCTCAATGAAGCATTGGCTTTGCATTATGCTGTTGAGAACTGTAGCCGAGAAGTGGTCAAAGCCTTGCTTGAACTTGGTGCAGCTGATGTTAACTATCCGGCAGGGCCCGCAGGGAAAACCCCACTTCACATTGCAGCAGAAATGGTGTCACCGGATATGGTCTCAGTACTTCTTGATCACCATGCTGACCCTAATGTTAGAACCGTCGATGGAATCACCCCTCTTGACATTCTTAGAACACTTACCTCAGATTTCTTGTTCAAGGGGGCAGTCCCGGGTCTAGTTCACATTGAGCCCAACAAGCTTAGGCTGTGTCTTGAGCTTGTCCAATCCGCAGCTTCGGTTCTTTCACGTGAAGAAGGGAGTGTGAATGCAACTACTTCAAATCCTATTTATCCACCAATGAGTGATGAACATAATAGTAGCCATAGCAGCCAGAGAGACCATCATGCAATGAGTCGACATGATCCAACAATGTACCGCCATCACTCTCATGACTTCTAG